DNA from Geitlerinema sp. PCC 9228:
TCCCCTGGTGGAAAGACGCATCGAAGAAGTATTGCGCCTACCACCAGAAAATGAAATTACCGTTATAGCCACCGGTCCTTTAACCTCAGACAGCCTAGCCCAGGATTTGCAAGAATTTACCGGCATGGACTACATGAGCTTTTTTGACGCCGCCAGTCCCATTGTCGTGGGAGAATCCGTGAATCGGGATGTGGCGTTTTTGGCTTCCCGCTACGACAAAGGCGAGGCAGCCTACCTCAATTGTCCCATGAATCGGGAAGAATACCTGCAATTCTGGCAAGCCCTTTGCGAAGGGGAACAGGTAGAACTCAAGGATTTTGAACGGGAACATGCCCAATTCTTTGAAGGCTGCCTGCCCATCGAAGAAATGGCCCGCCGTGGCGAGGATACCATGCGCTACGGACCTTTGAAACCCGTGGGATTGACCGATCCGCGTACTGGGGAACGTCCCTATGCTGTAGTTCAGTTGCGCCAGGAAGACAAAGCCGGTCAGCTGTGGAACATGGTCGGTTTCCAAACCAACTTGCGCATGAAAGAACAAAAACGCATTTTCCGTATGATTCCCGGGTTGGAAAACGCCGAATTTGTGCGTTTGGGGGTCATGCACCGCAATACGTTTATTAACTCCCCGCAACTGTTATATCCCACTCTCCAGTTTCGCCAGCGTTCCACGTTGCTGGCGGCGGGTCAGTTAATTGGTACGGAAGGCTATGCCTGTGCTGCTGCTGGCGGCTGGCTGGCAGGAACCAATGCGGCGCGGTTGTACCAAGGGTTGGATGCAGTGAGTTTGCCGGAAACTACCATGATGGGGGCGCTGTTTGACTTTATTAGTTCCGCGCAGCCGAAGTATTTCCAACCTATGCCACCTAATTTTGGGATTTTGCCCCAGTTTCCCAAGAAGATTCGCAACAAGCGGGAACGCTATGCTGCCTATCGCGATCGCTCTTTGAAGGATCTAGACACTTGGCACCAGGAAGTCTTGGGTCAACCAGTTCCCCAAGTTAGCGAAATGCCAGGCTAGGTAAAGACTAACCTAATCACTGGACAAAAATCGACATTCGTGTTGATTGCGTTCGGTTAGTCCAGCCTTGGTCTCGTAGCAGACTCCGT
Protein-coding regions in this window:
- the trmFO gene encoding FADH(2)-oxidizing methylenetetrahydrofolate--tRNA-(uracil(54)-C(5))-methyltransferase TrmFO, translating into MQLLSGQPSFVLMEKQEFMSIHVIGAGLAGTEATWQIAQAGVPVILHEMRPVRKTPAHHTGEAAELVCSNSFGAKSSDRAAGLLHEELRRNGSIVIGKADEHQVPAGGALAVDRGVFSQELTQALENHPLVERRIEEVLRLPPENEITVIATGPLTSDSLAQDLQEFTGMDYMSFFDAASPIVVGESVNRDVAFLASRYDKGEAAYLNCPMNREEYLQFWQALCEGEQVELKDFEREHAQFFEGCLPIEEMARRGEDTMRYGPLKPVGLTDPRTGERPYAVVQLRQEDKAGQLWNMVGFQTNLRMKEQKRIFRMIPGLENAEFVRLGVMHRNTFINSPQLLYPTLQFRQRSTLLAAGQLIGTEGYACAAAGGWLAGTNAARLYQGLDAVSLPETTMMGALFDFISSAQPKYFQPMPPNFGILPQFPKKIRNKRERYAAYRDRSLKDLDTWHQEVLGQPVPQVSEMPG